In the genome of Primulina eburnea isolate SZY01 chromosome 13, ASM2296580v1, whole genome shotgun sequence, the window TCGTATCGCGTTTGTGCGTCTTCTGTTGAGTTTGATATATTTATTCATGATAATATGGACATAATAATTATGATCTGTGGGTGTTTTTGGTCCTCATGCATGCGCTGGCAGGCGTGTGAGAATGATATAGGCCGGCCAAGGAGCAGATGGCACAAAGACAGAGACAAGAAAACACGGGAGATAATTATTAagagaataaaatattttgtaatgCAGAGCTGATTGAAGTTTTTCGTCGAACGGGTGGTGTGGGAGAAGAAAGAAAAAAGGGCTGAACAGCGGGTGAGAAATAGGCTTTTGGTCTTCAGAGTTTCTGCGCGTTCAAATAGATACTTTCAACGTTTTCATTTATGCTATATAACAAATATTTTAGAAATTTGCAGTGTCAAATATCATTATCTACGACAACTCTAAGTCGCGACCCCGCTAACCGAGCCTGGCATCAGGAAACCCCATAAGATGCTTAGAGGGAATGGCGACCTGTGTGTTGATGCTGGGTGATGATGAGTTACGATTGTTGAAGGATAAGCAAATTCTCATTGAGAAAcaccaaaagaaaagaaagttaTAATTTGTTTGATTATGGAATGAAATGCAAATAAGATGTTGTGATCATGTTTAGCTAATTCCAGCCAAGACTTCGACAGGATTCACCTTCCCCCGTAAAATGGAAAATATAGGTCCCCTACTATTTCATCGTACGATATCGAGTATTTAAATCATATTTCCGCCGAAATGTCGAGGCATGttacaaaaaaattacaaatcatGTTGTACTATTGAAGTGAATTCTCATAGGTACAGGACATATATAGATCCTTGCAACAGTTAACTCCTGGAGCAGTCAGAGATTGTCAGAAACAGAATTTCACATGTAAGACAAAAATCGAACCATATTGATCTACAGATATCCTCGAACAGGAAGACGTGACAATAACTGCACATGTAGAATAGCTGAAAATTGGATTCTCTCCCTTAAATCTTAATTAGCCGCTGGTTTTGAAGTAGCTTTTTTTATTGCTTCAGCATAAGTCCTGTGTTGGTAGGTTAGTGTGGATTCGAGTAAATCCCAGAGCGATGTCTTCGGGTTCCACCCTGAGAAATAACAATATATGAAAATCAAATGGTAGAAAAAGGCTCTTACTCGTAAGCTACTAAACTGCATTTTTTGCTTCTTGGTGATGAGCAATCTGCAATTATAGAATTGACGAGCGAAAAAAGTAGATAATTTTGGCTTGAAATTTTGCCAATCTCTATGATCTATCCATATTCTCCAAATTTCAGTATCTTCTGCTTCTCAAGTTCAGACATTGATGTGGACAACCATTTGGGCAAATAATGAGTGCAATGAGAACCAGATTGGTAAAATTTGATGAGAACTACAAATTCCAGCAAAAAGGATCGATTGTGTTCGTTGGAACCAGACAATTAGTAAAGGACAGCCCATACACCCCATAAAATGGAAGCACCGATAATAAAGGACTAAAATTCAAATTCATGTTAACACAAGAAAATGTAGTTTTGACCTCAAGAACGATTCATTACCAAGTTGTCTGTTGATTATAGTCATGTCTGGAATTCTCTTGTCACTATCATCATAGCCTTCACCATAGAATTCTTTGGAGCTAATATCAGTAGTAGGTGTCTCTAGCGGAGATTCCCCACTAACCTTAGAGTAAACCTGAAATCATgcaaaaagaaagaaattagTCACCAAACAAATAGTTTAATGTGAAGGTTAATTGTCAAGAAGATGCCAAATTCTTAGTTTACCTGAGTCATCATTTCAGCTAGTTGTCTCACTGTAACTTCATTGTTAGGGTTGCCCACATTAAATATTTGACCATTAGCTCTAGCTGGATTTTCCTGAGTTTAATCGCACCACTTAGCTATTGTTAAACATATTCAGATAGAGAAAATATTGGAAAAACCAATTTTGAACATACGATCATCAAAAGAACAGCTTCAATGGCATCCTTAATATAAATAAAGGTTCTCTGTGACTGGCCACCATCCACAAGCTTTAAAGGTTCACGCCTCAAAAGATTCTGAACGGAAAGAGCCAACATTTAGAATATGAGATGAGCATAAATAGTGTTTATAGCTTTCAGATTAGCCATGAAAATGATCACATTGCTGAAGCAAGCCAAAACTCTAGGAACACCCTCACTCGGCCCATCAATTCCAGGTATAAAATCCATCCGGGGACCAATCCAGTTGAAAGGCCTCACAATTGTAAAATCAAAACCATTTTCAGCACCCTCGGCTGTTATACAAGGTAATTAAGATACATATAAAGTGTCAGTTACAGCACAAACACCaataatatttgaatataaGGTCAATGCTCACCATAAATCAGTCTTTCAATTAACTGCTTTGCGCATGCATATGACCACCTCTGTTTTTCAACAGAACCAAAAATGCAAGGGGAGGCATCTTCCTTAAGAACATAATAACTAGGATCCTGACAAAAGATATTTAACAAAATGATTCACTATTTGTTTGAAATTTAAAGCAGTCAAGAGACCAAAATCCATCAAAtatgccctcttaaactgtacAGTCGCACAACTGATTCACAGCTTTACGCGAATTACACCACCTCAGTCATTATTTACTAACTATATTGCTGAAAATCCACATTTCCAATTCAAATATTAACATTAAGACATTCTCCATCAAAATAAAGTTCTTCAAAGTAAAAATAGAATCAAGTTTGTCAAAAATCAAATATAACAAACGTATATATTTAAACCATAGTCGGTGAAACAGGCTCAAAAcagaaataaatatttaagaatTGATTTGTAAAACATGTAATTCTTAAGGCCTTTTCCACGGAAGTAACACCTATGTTGTATGTGTGTTAAGCAGTAGGGAAAAAACAAACAGATAGGAGATACAGAAGTATAAGTCAAAGTGTCAAACTATCTTAAACAAAACTTATTcctcaaatattttttaagcATAGATTAAAAGCATGCAAGGCATTTTTCACTTCTACAAACTATCTGAGAACACTTGTTTTTGTCAAGACTTCTTCTGCATCTTCAGTTAAAGTGATTATTTTTGTCAGAAAGAAGCATGAAATTGCTGATACTAGACatgcaaagaaaaataaaagggaTAGAGCAAAAAACCAACAGGAGACAGATCCAAGGCACAACATTCAAAGGCAATTACAATTTGCTGAAGTCAGAGGCAAACCTAGGAATCAAACTAGAGTATACATTTCGTATTTTagaaaaatgaaattatttGAGTTTATTCTCTTGAGCCCGTGACTGACACCCCTTCGCCCAATGGGTCTGCCTTGGGCTAAGGCGGAAGAAATCtcaataacaaataaataaaagaaatagCACAACATTATGAAAGTGTAATGCTCAACTACGGAAATATAATCCTACACGAGAGGCGATGCAAGCAAAGATTCACCTGGCGTAACGGGCTATCTTTGGGTAAAAAGCTACCAATGGTTTTTCCATAAATTTCACAGGTGGAAAAATGTATGAGCCGCTTGCTGTTTTCCGAGCAGTACTTGACCTAAATCATCCAAAAAAATTAACTCATCATCCAAAAAATTAAATCACGAATTATTCAAACAGACCTGGTAATCATCAAAAAGTACGATGGAAAACTTACCACCGGGAGAGCATCTATGAAGTTGCTATAAATTGTGTCAAGAGGACGGGTGTTGTAATCTGCTGGAGTGCATATAGCAGCAAGATTTATGGTCTACACCACACAAATTTCAAGTGTCAATCCCAGTCAAAACTCAAAATCACATAAATCATGTCCACACAAAAGTACTAAACAAGGAGGGTAAAATCACAGCTGGAAACGAACACAAAATAGACGAagcaaatttcaagaaattaatatataaCTGACAAAGCGGAAGGAGCTGGTAAATTAAAATTGACACCGGTGCAGAAGAAAGTTCCATACAGCGAACACTTACATAGACAGCTAGACTCACGTTCACATCAAACTTAGATCCaaaatacaaataaatatcatcaaagttctaaataaataaactacAATTTCAGAAATAAATCCAGTTATATAAGGACTCAATCACTCAAAATTTCAATTCCATTATGGTTCAGACGAAATCTCCAATCGCCACATGAATTAAAGTCGAACATCATCAACAGTAAATGCAATGCCGAGAACAGAAACGAATCAAACGAGAAGGAAAATCCAGACAGAAACAACAAACTCTGGAAAAATGCAGCAATTAGAGAAAAAGCACCGATAATTTACAAGATCTGCCATGCGAATGAGGCCTTCGAGGCGAGAATCATTTTTAATGTTGAGACGGTGGAACTGTATCCTATCAGCCCAGGGGAGGGTGGAGGGCTCGAGGAGACTCTTGATTTTGTCACTGTATACATCGACGGCTAGCACCTTGTGCGGGGTCTCCATCACGAGCTTCTCGCAGAGATGCGAACCAATGAATCCCCCCGCGCCAATCATGCATATCGTCATCGGTTTGATCAGATTCCCGTCCAGATCCAGTCTCGCACCCGCCATTTCCAGTGGTATAGCCGGAAACTCGTATCACCGACGGATTTTTTAGTATTGCGTGAGACTGATTGCGAAAACGGAGCAAGTATGGAGGAAATCAGAGGGGATTAATTAGGAAAAACGAGGAAAACGGGAGTCACgaagtatttatttaaaaaaagggAGTCAATATAAATTTACTTTTTTATACTCtgttttaaatttgtttaaaattaatttttcatttagtgtatttaaattttaattttaattttatatatatataaaatttgtaatttaattaaataaaaatttgtaatttaattaaataaaaatttgtaaTTTAATTCAAACTCGAGCTTTTGAAAAAACTTCGGGCGATAAGTTAAGATTGTTCACAGTGGAGGAAGAGCCTATGACTGACGAGGAACTGCGTCGTCTTGTTGTAAATGATATGATGTCTGTGAGTTTTCAGAAAAGAGTTAGAATGTTCGTCAATAGATCGTGGCCATGAGTAAGTGCTGAGATTAATTCTTGTATGGAAAATAGGATGATATGTGGGATGTGTTCGTCCTACGA includes:
- the LOC140809949 gene encoding UDP-D-apiose/UDP-D-xylose synthase 2 — its product is MAGARLDLDGNLIKPMTICMIGAGGFIGSHLCEKLVMETPHKVLAVDVYSDKIKSLLEPSTLPWADRIQFHRLNIKNDSRLEGLIRMADLTINLAAICTPADYNTRPLDTIYSNFIDALPVVKYCSENSKRLIHFSTCEIYGKTIGSFLPKDSPLRQDPSYYVLKEDASPCIFGSVEKQRWSYACAKQLIERLIYAEGAENGFDFTIVRPFNWIGPRMDFIPGIDGPSEGVPRVLACFSNNLLRREPLKLVDGGQSQRTFIYIKDAIEAVLLMIENPARANGQIFNVGNPNNEVTVRQLAEMMTQVYSKVSGESPLETPTTDISSKEFYGEGYDDSDKRIPDMTIINRQLGWNPKTSLWDLLESTLTYQHRTYAEAIKKATSKPAAN